The following coding sequences lie in one Treponema sp. OMZ 790 genomic window:
- a CDS encoding DUF5312 family protein has translation MSSDSPEAMKRRKLKDIAKQIGKTRYSKWYKSNSQEVLPQAAQFFYNVYKVVGPARPLLAGAASSKVLKNVTVENSLSEKQKKLLEHLSEESIIEQSKNSNAETLAEKVKKELKIFIGEFDSKQTQKIDLAYQHLDAFIHFVLFDYYFLLRKFDSNFIENNFNYTPNFQAIRGEYITEDLKDFASVFYQLSIDTDWNLIFDIIKTYKNIQPVHAGQWKKLLGALNDLRRSKALEYIIQHITEDIFYTVETSPFTEKVTDTYVSQIKTSTQNVISKLIDEQRSSKVAVLINKIFGNQIISGMKNYTVDANAAFEKRGLSGYIYAEEMSYLKSFLIEYIKTDIRTLCDLFLVRGNWGSFAGTTADFSNSFHAIMQVASKTVEFDEKLSEVSDTGVKFRTLLSRMEREKEAGRQATKLLNDVNETALKLINISLKHIIVIGNNFKTIIADYDKPRRELIQNWKEIEQHSERPVREWLVEAYKKIYDFIMLMQLFIKKE, from the coding sequence ATGTCCTCAGACAGTCCGGAGGCTATGAAGAGGCGCAAATTAAAAGATATTGCAAAACAAATTGGAAAAACCAGATACAGTAAATGGTATAAATCAAATTCTCAAGAAGTTTTGCCTCAAGCTGCTCAATTTTTTTATAATGTATATAAGGTAGTAGGGCCGGCTCGCCCTCTTTTGGCCGGAGCAGCCTCCTCAAAAGTGCTTAAAAATGTCACAGTCGAAAATTCTCTTTCAGAAAAACAAAAAAAACTGCTTGAGCATTTATCGGAAGAATCAATCATAGAACAATCAAAAAACTCGAATGCTGAAACCCTTGCCGAGAAAGTGAAAAAGGAATTGAAAATTTTTATAGGAGAATTCGATTCCAAGCAAACACAAAAGATAGATTTGGCATATCAGCACTTGGATGCTTTTATTCATTTTGTATTGTTTGATTATTATTTTTTACTAAGAAAATTCGATTCAAATTTTATTGAGAACAATTTTAATTATACTCCTAATTTTCAAGCAATAAGAGGGGAGTATATTACCGAAGATTTAAAGGATTTTGCATCGGTTTTTTATCAGCTGAGTATCGATACCGATTGGAACCTCATTTTTGATATAATAAAGACATATAAAAACATTCAGCCGGTTCATGCAGGTCAATGGAAAAAACTTTTAGGAGCTTTAAATGATCTTCGCCGCTCAAAAGCTCTCGAGTATATTATACAGCACATTACTGAAGATATCTTTTACACGGTTGAAACATCGCCCTTTACCGAAAAAGTAACGGATACCTATGTTTCGCAGATAAAAACATCTACTCAAAATGTCATCAGTAAACTCATAGATGAACAAAGGTCGTCAAAAGTTGCCGTTTTGATAAATAAAATTTTCGGCAATCAAATCATTTCAGGGATGAAAAACTATACCGTCGATGCAAATGCCGCTTTTGAAAAACGCGGCTTGTCGGGATATATTTATGCCGAAGAAATGAGCTATCTAAAATCATTTTTAATAGAATACATCAAAACGGATATAAGAACTCTATGCGACTTATTTTTAGTCCGCGGAAATTGGGGGAGTTTTGCAGGTACAACGGCCGATTTTTCAAACAGTTTTCATGCAATTATGCAGGTGGCTTCCAAAACCGTAGAATTCGATGAAAAACTTTCCGAAGTGTCGGATACAGGCGTAAAATTCCGAACTCTCCTTTCCAGAATGGAAAGAGAAAAGGAAGCAGGCAGACAGGCGACAAAACTTTTAAATGATGTAAACGAAACGGCTCTCAAGCTTATAAATATCTCCTTAAAACACATAATCGTCATAGGCAATAACTTTAAGACAATCATAGCCGACTATGATAAACCGCGCCGAGAGTTAATTCAAAACTGGAAAGAGATTGAACAACATTCGGAAAGGCCTGTGAGAGAATGGCTCGTTGAAGCCTACAAAAAAATCTACGACTTTATCATGCTGATGCAGCTTTTTATCAAAAAAGAGTAA
- a CDS encoding ATP-dependent 6-phosphofructokinase — protein sequence MKKPDFSIPSLGECKIQSPIMLSEKHGDLIANYVRDSEFIRYNLGASLGEVGEALTHSDLIEKAGPRQKIYFSPNYVHAAIATCGGLCPGINDVIRAIVRCLWTRYGVRRISGIKFGYKGFISEYGFSPVPLTPEVVNGIHKTGGSFLGTSRGGGTRVNEIVDGIEQMNINMVFFIGGDGTQKGALEVSKEIDRRKLKISVIGIPKTIDNDLSFIQKSFGFDTAIAKATESVAAANMEASSQINGIGLVKLMGRESGFIATHTAIACHEAHFVLIPEVRFELGGENGFLKLLEKKLVENGYALIVAAEGAGQHLMNIEEGTDASGNKKLADIGAFLKKEITSYFEKIGMHINLKYIDPSYQIRSSIAAPIDSIYCERLGNNAVHAAMAGKTRTLIGLVNNKFVHLPIEEVVSERKHVNPESSLWRDALDATGQPTTMV from the coding sequence ATGAAAAAACCGGATTTTTCCATTCCTTCATTAGGAGAATGTAAAATACAGTCTCCGATTATGCTCTCAGAAAAACATGGGGATCTCATTGCAAACTATGTAAGAGATTCCGAATTTATACGCTATAATTTAGGGGCCTCGCTTGGAGAAGTAGGCGAAGCTCTTACTCACTCCGATCTTATCGAAAAAGCAGGCCCCCGCCAAAAGATATATTTTAGTCCCAACTATGTGCATGCCGCAATTGCTACCTGCGGAGGATTATGCCCCGGAATAAATGATGTTATAAGGGCTATAGTCCGCTGTCTTTGGACACGTTACGGAGTCCGCCGAATAAGCGGAATCAAATTCGGCTATAAAGGATTTATATCCGAATACGGCTTCTCTCCTGTTCCGCTGACCCCTGAAGTTGTAAACGGAATCCATAAAACAGGAGGCTCTTTCTTAGGCACTTCCAGAGGCGGAGGAACCAGAGTAAACGAAATTGTAGACGGTATCGAACAGATGAACATTAACATGGTCTTTTTTATCGGGGGAGACGGTACTCAAAAAGGAGCTCTTGAGGTTTCAAAAGAAATCGACAGACGCAAATTAAAAATTTCGGTAATAGGTATCCCTAAGACGATAGACAACGACCTTTCTTTTATACAAAAATCTTTCGGCTTTGATACAGCCATTGCAAAAGCTACGGAATCGGTTGCTGCCGCCAATATGGAAGCAAGCTCTCAGATTAACGGTATAGGCTTGGTAAAGCTAATGGGACGCGAGTCAGGGTTTATAGCAACACATACGGCCATCGCCTGCCATGAGGCTCACTTTGTTCTTATCCCCGAAGTCCGCTTTGAATTGGGCGGTGAAAACGGTTTTTTAAAACTTTTGGAAAAAAAGCTCGTTGAAAACGGCTATGCCCTCATTGTTGCAGCCGAAGGAGCAGGCCAGCACTTAATGAATATTGAAGAAGGAACAGATGCTTCAGGAAATAAAAAGCTTGCAGATATCGGAGCCTTTTTAAAGAAAGAAATAACCTCATACTTTGAGAAAATCGGAATGCACATAAATTTAAAATATATAGACCCCAGCTATCAAATCAGGTCTTCAATAGCGGCTCCTATAGATTCAATTTATTGCGAACGCTTGGGAAATAATGCTGTTCATGCGGCTATGGCAGGAAAAACTCGCACCCTAATCGGACTTGTAAACAATAAATTCGTACATCTTCCCATAGAAGAAGTAGTATCCGAGCGCAAACACGTAAATCCTGAAAGTTCATTGTGGCGAGATGCTTTGGATGCCACAGGTCAGCCGACAACTATGGTTTAG
- a CDS encoding DUF192 domain-containing protein, with the protein MIFKKISVLFLILCLFPSCGAQDKMDTEEIFIEKTLNDETQDETKTEDSVKKNIEKISVELAITPSQQQKGFMERKVIPEGTGMIFLYKEDTKLRFWMKDTPHALSIAFIDSSGVIKEIYDMTPYSLETIESTYSVRYALEVPKGMFNRMNIKEGDKLTQETIFLLKRKLQ; encoded by the coding sequence ATGATTTTTAAAAAAATCTCGGTTTTGTTTTTGATACTTTGCCTTTTTCCTTCATGCGGAGCTCAAGATAAAATGGACACAGAAGAAATCTTTATAGAAAAAACTTTAAATGACGAAACACAAGACGAGACAAAAACCGAAGATTCCGTTAAAAAAAATATTGAAAAAATAAGCGTAGAACTTGCAATTACACCTTCTCAGCAGCAAAAAGGCTTTATGGAACGCAAGGTAATTCCTGAGGGTACGGGAATGATTTTTTTATACAAAGAAGATACAAAATTAAGATTCTGGATGAAAGACACCCCTCACGCCTTATCGATTGCATTCATCGACAGCTCCGGTGTAATAAAAGAAATTTACGACATGACTCCCTACAGTTTGGAAACAATTGAAAGCACATACTCCGTGCGTTATGCTCTTGAAGTCCCTAAGGGCATGTTCAACAGAATGAACATAAAAGAAGGCGATAAATTAACACAAGAAACAATTTTTCTTTTAAAAAGGAAGTTACAATAA